In Sodalis ligni, a single genomic region encodes these proteins:
- the pldB gene encoding lysophospholipase L2 has translation MPGVSRVVSGHKQSWLTREEQFAAFYTGPLLDFWRRREEGEFIGAQGMPIRFVRLRSPRHNKVVVISTGRIESYVKYPEIAYDLYHCGYDVMIIDHRGQGRSGRLLADTHRGHVLQFNDYIADFTQFWQCYVETGGYSRRFALAHSMGGAILALFLAAYPESCDAAVLCAPMFGIRLPMPHWLAWKILEWTERRPAMRDYYAIGTGQWRPMPFMLNLLTHSWQRYRRSLRFYADDPELRIGGPTYHWVREGILAGNDILAKAAAITTPLLLLQAGEEKVVDNRSQNAFCRAMADAGHPCEGNKPVRIEGARHEILFEKDPLRAEALNIITAFFARHH, from the coding sequence ATGCCAGGAGTATCAAGGGTGGTTTCAGGACATAAACAGAGCTGGTTGACACGCGAAGAACAATTCGCTGCTTTTTACACCGGTCCGCTGTTGGATTTTTGGCGCCGGCGCGAGGAGGGCGAATTTATCGGCGCCCAGGGCATGCCGATTCGTTTTGTCCGTTTACGTTCTCCGCGCCATAATAAAGTAGTGGTTATCAGCACCGGCCGCATCGAAAGCTACGTTAAATATCCTGAAATCGCTTATGATTTGTACCATTGCGGTTATGATGTGATGATAATCGATCATCGTGGCCAGGGGCGATCCGGCCGCCTGCTGGCGGATACCCATCGCGGACATGTTCTGCAATTCAATGATTATATTGCGGATTTTACTCAATTCTGGCAATGTTACGTTGAGACCGGCGGTTACAGCCGCCGTTTCGCCCTGGCGCACTCCATGGGGGGCGCGATATTGGCTTTGTTCCTGGCCGCCTACCCTGAATCCTGCGATGCCGCGGTATTATGCGCCCCCATGTTCGGTATTCGTTTACCGATGCCGCACTGGCTGGCCTGGAAGATACTGGAATGGACCGAACGGCGGCCCGCCATGCGCGATTATTACGCAATCGGCACCGGCCAGTGGCGTCCGATGCCTTTTATGCTTAATTTGCTGACCCACAGCTGGCAACGCTACCGGCGCAGTTTACGGTTTTATGCCGACGATCCGGAATTACGGATTGGCGGCCCGACCTATCATTGGGTCAGGGAGGGAATTCTGGCGGGCAACGATATCCTGGCCAAGGCCGCCGCCATTACCACGCCGCTGCTGCTGCTCCAGGCCGGTGAAGAAAAGGTTGTGGATAACCGTAGCCAGAATGCTTTCTGCCGGGCCATGGCCGACGCCGGTCACCCATGTGAAGGAAATAAACCCGTCAGGATCGAAGGCGCCCGGCACGAGATACTGTTCGAGAAGGATCCCTTGCGCGCCGAGGCGCTGAACATCATCACCGCTTTTTTCGCGCGGCATCATTAA
- the yigL gene encoding sugar/pyridoxal phosphate phosphatase YigL, which produces MFHVVVSDLDGTLLAPDHTLKPYTKETLQLLTARDIHFVFATGRHHIDVSQIRDNLGISAYMITSNGARVHNPDGELIFAHDLDSDIAGELFSLVHDDPKILTNVYRRDDWYMNRDRLDQQDFFRESDFNYQLFEPGMLPTDGICKVYYTSDDHDRLTELEAALNARWGDRVNVSFSLPVCLEVMAGGVSKGHALDQVAKTIGYSLADCISFGDGMNDKEMLAMAGKGFIMGNSHQRLKELLPELEVIGTNEEEAVSRLLRKMYLG; this is translated from the coding sequence ATGTTTCACGTTGTCGTATCTGATTTGGACGGTACCCTGCTTGCGCCGGACCACACCCTCAAGCCTTACACCAAAGAAACTTTGCAACTGCTCACCGCCCGGGATATTCATTTTGTGTTCGCCACCGGCCGGCACCACATTGATGTGTCTCAAATCCGCGATAATCTGGGCATCAGCGCCTATATGATCACGTCCAACGGCGCTCGCGTGCATAATCCCGACGGTGAACTGATTTTCGCCCACGATCTGGACAGCGATATTGCCGGCGAGCTGTTCAGCCTGGTTCATGACGATCCGAAAATACTCACCAACGTTTATCGCCGTGATGACTGGTATATGAACCGTGACCGCCTCGATCAGCAGGATTTTTTCCGGGAGTCAGATTTCAACTACCAGCTGTTCGAACCGGGCATGCTGCCCACTGATGGCATCTGCAAAGTGTATTACACCAGTGACGATCATGACCGGTTAACGGAGCTGGAAGCCGCACTCAATGCGCGCTGGGGCGATCGGGTCAATGTCAGCTTCTCGCTGCCGGTTTGTCTGGAAGTCATGGCCGGCGGGGTCTCCAAGGGCCATGCGCTGGATCAGGTGGCTAAAACCATCGGCTACTCTTTGGCGGACTGTATCTCCTTTGGCGACGGTATGAATGATAAAGAGATGCTGGCCATGGCCGGCAAAGGTTTTATCATGGGTAATTCCCATCAGCGCCTGAAGGAGCTGCTGCCCGAGCTGGAAGTGATTGGCACCAATGAAGAAGAAGCCGTGTCCCGTTTATTGCGAAAGATGTATCTGGGCTAA
- a CDS encoding methyl-accepting chemotaxis protein has translation MRLANIKIGRRLTIGFTLLLILILLSGVISIFNLAKFNKNIIRIVSVDYPVTVSANNIVDEFNQIIATQQYILLAADTTGVNHQINHIIDIRKQIGEEYDSMASALTDPPSMQILKDLITVRQDFIASNKRFEAAMLSGDKTTATREFMETSLPLIAEYRSGIKKFIALQDSKMLNSQFRVSEDFKLIRLVLIILILGSLAMGILIAWRITLSITHPLQRAVNVARKVAEGDLTGSATITAKDETGLLLRALEDMNINLHRIVQRVRDGAEAIAAATAQIASGNQDLSSRTEEQAASIEETAASLEQLTSTIKNTAANTAEATDVSARASGIVKHNGELMGHVTDKMRSIRKSSESMSEIIGVIDSIAFQTNILALNAAVEAARAGENGRGFAVVASEVRALAQRSATAAKEIKNLIDESVNQIHDGMKLVEEAGTSMADMVANVNNVTDIIKEISQASNEQSDGIHQINVAVGQIDSSTQQNAALVEEAASAAVSLQAQAASLTQIVSTFKLTSASLADALSHHEAIEDKPSADQDPQPAKEGQPGKGESWASF, from the coding sequence ATGAGGCTTGCGAATATAAAAATTGGTCGCAGATTAACGATAGGTTTTACGTTGCTATTAATCTTAATTCTACTATCCGGCGTAATATCCATCTTTAATCTTGCTAAGTTCAATAAAAACATCATTCGTATCGTTTCAGTGGACTACCCGGTCACTGTCAGCGCAAATAATATCGTCGACGAATTCAATCAAATTATAGCAACGCAGCAATATATTCTGCTGGCTGCCGACACCACCGGTGTCAACCACCAAATCAATCATATAATAGATATTCGGAAACAGATCGGAGAAGAATACGACTCAATGGCGAGCGCCCTGACGGATCCGCCCTCCATGCAGATTTTGAAAGACCTCATCACCGTACGGCAGGATTTTATCGCGTCCAACAAACGTTTCGAGGCCGCTATGCTCAGCGGAGATAAAACGACGGCGACCCGCGAGTTTATGGAGACATCTTTGCCCCTTATTGCCGAATACCGTTCGGGAATAAAAAAATTCATTGCCCTCCAAGATAGTAAAATGCTCAATTCCCAGTTCCGGGTTTCAGAGGATTTTAAATTAATCCGTTTGGTGCTGATAATATTGATTCTCGGTAGCCTTGCCATGGGTATTCTCATTGCCTGGCGCATTACGCTGAGTATTACCCACCCGCTTCAGCGGGCGGTAAACGTGGCCAGGAAGGTGGCGGAAGGCGACTTGACCGGCTCGGCAACCATCACCGCCAAGGATGAGACCGGCTTATTGCTGCGGGCGTTGGAAGATATGAATATCAACCTGCATCGTATTGTACAGCGTGTCAGGGATGGCGCGGAGGCGATTGCCGCCGCCACGGCTCAAATCGCCTCGGGTAATCAGGATCTCTCATCACGCACCGAGGAACAGGCTGCTTCCATCGAGGAAACCGCGGCCTCACTGGAGCAATTGACTTCAACTATCAAGAACACGGCGGCGAATACCGCCGAGGCAACGGATGTGTCGGCGCGGGCGTCCGGCATAGTGAAACACAACGGTGAACTGATGGGGCATGTCACGGACAAGATGCGCAGCATCCGCAAATCATCGGAGTCTATGTCGGAAATCATCGGCGTTATCGACAGCATTGCGTTCCAGACCAATATTCTGGCGCTGAATGCCGCGGTCGAAGCCGCCCGCGCCGGCGAAAACGGTCGCGGTTTTGCCGTGGTGGCCAGTGAAGTAAGGGCCTTAGCCCAACGCAGCGCAACCGCGGCCAAAGAGATCAAAAACCTGATTGATGAATCCGTCAATCAGATACATGACGGTATGAAACTTGTTGAAGAAGCGGGTACTTCTATGGCGGACATGGTGGCCAACGTGAACAATGTCACTGATATTATCAAGGAAATTTCCCAGGCCAGTAACGAACAAAGCGACGGCATTCACCAAATCAATGTCGCTGTCGGACAGATAGACAGTTCCACGCAACAAAACGCGGCGTTGGTGGAAGAAGCGGCCTCGGCGGCAGTTTCACTTCAGGCCCAGGCGGCATCCCTGACGCAAATAGTCAGTACGTTTAAACTGACTTCAGCCTCGCTGGCCGATGCCCTCTCGCACCATGAGGCGATTGAGGACAAACCTTCCGCGGACCAGGACCCGCAGCCGGCCAAAGAGGGGCAACCGGGCAAAGGGGAAAGCTGGGCATCATTCTGA
- a CDS encoding pirin family protein, whose protein sequence is MIYLRAAKDRGHANHGWLDSWHSFSFSDYYDANFMGFSALRVINEDRIAEGKGFGTHPHKDMEILTYVLEGTVEHQDSMGNKEQIHAGEFQIMSAGTGIRHSEYNGRDDIPLHLYQIWILPQEAGLTPRYEQRRFDAPQGRQLVLSPDAREGSLKVFQDMTLTRWALGAEAQDTLALEPGRRVWIQVVRGDVDINGQQAHAGDGLAIWDESALSLRAAQDSEILIFDLPPV, encoded by the coding sequence ATGATTTATTTACGTGCTGCAAAAGATCGGGGTCATGCCAACCACGGCTGGCTGGATAGCTGGCATTCGTTTTCGTTTTCCGACTACTACGATGCCAATTTCATGGGGTTTTCCGCTCTAAGGGTCATTAACGAAGACCGTATCGCGGAAGGTAAAGGTTTTGGGACCCATCCGCATAAGGACATGGAAATCCTGACCTACGTACTGGAAGGGACGGTGGAACACCAGGACAGCATGGGCAATAAAGAACAAATCCATGCCGGTGAGTTCCAGATCATGAGCGCCGGTACCGGCATACGCCATTCTGAATACAATGGCCGTGACGACATTCCGCTGCACTTGTACCAGATTTGGATCCTGCCGCAAGAAGCCGGCCTTACGCCGCGCTACGAACAGCGCCGCTTTGACGCGCCGCAGGGACGGCAACTGGTGCTGTCGCCGGATGCGCGGGAAGGCTCGTTGAAGGTATTCCAGGATATGACCCTGACCCGCTGGGCTTTGGGAGCCGAGGCGCAGGACACGCTGGCGCTGGAACCCGGCCGCAGGGTTTGGATCCAGGTGGTGCGCGGCGACGTGGATATCAATGGGCAACAGGCGCATGCCGGCGACGGTTTGGCGATATGGGATGAAAGCGCCTTATCCCTGCGGGCCGCCCAGGACAGTGAAATACTGATATTTGATTTGCCGCCGGTATAA
- the gntR gene encoding gluconate operon transcriptional repressor GntR yields the protein MKKKRPGLQDVADKVGVTKMTVSRYLRNPALVSEALQCKIAGALDELGYIPNRAPDILSNATSRAIGVLLPSLTNQVFAEVLRGIEAVTDANGYQTMLAHYGYQPETEELRLTSLLSYNIDGLILAERSHTPRTLKMIEVAGIPVVEIMDSVSPCLDIAVGFDNFEAARQMTLLMLDRGHRHIVYFGARLDERTIIKQRGYEQAMRERGLPVHSVMIVESSSYSTGVDLLRQAREEYPAIDGIICTNDDLAIGAVFECQRLGLRIPQDIAVAGFHGHDIGQVMQPKLASVLTPREEMGRLSAEKLLARLRGEVVDPVKVDLGFTLLAGESI from the coding sequence ATGAAGAAAAAAAGACCGGGTCTTCAAGATGTTGCCGATAAAGTGGGCGTCACCAAAATGACGGTTAGCCGCTATCTGCGCAACCCGGCTTTGGTTTCCGAAGCGTTGCAATGTAAAATCGCCGGCGCGCTGGACGAACTGGGTTATATCCCCAACCGGGCGCCGGACATCCTGTCCAATGCCACCAGCCGGGCCATCGGCGTGCTGCTGCCCTCATTGACCAATCAGGTTTTCGCCGAGGTGCTGCGCGGCATTGAAGCCGTCACCGATGCCAACGGTTATCAAACCATGCTGGCCCACTACGGTTATCAGCCGGAAACGGAAGAGCTGCGGCTGACCTCGCTGTTGTCTTATAATATCGACGGCCTGATCCTGGCGGAGCGTTCCCATACGCCCCGTACCTTGAAAATGATTGAAGTGGCCGGTATCCCGGTGGTGGAAATCATGGACAGCGTCTCGCCTTGTCTGGATATCGCGGTGGGTTTCGATAATTTCGAAGCGGCGCGGCAGATGACCCTGCTGATGCTGGATCGCGGCCACCGCCATATTGTCTATTTCGGCGCCCGCCTGGATGAGCGCACCATTATCAAACAGCGGGGTTACGAACAGGCGATGCGCGAACGTGGCTTGCCTGTCCATAGCGTGATGATCGTCGAGTCATCTTCCTATTCCACCGGTGTGGATTTGTTGCGCCAGGCTCGGGAAGAGTATCCGGCCATTGACGGCATAATCTGCACCAATGACGACCTGGCCATCGGCGCGGTGTTTGAATGCCAGCGGCTCGGCCTGCGCATTCCTCAGGACATTGCGGTAGCGGGTTTCCACGGCCATGATATAGGCCAGGTCATGCAACCCAAGCTGGCCAGCGTACTCACACCTCGTGAAGAGATGGGCCGCCTGAGCGCGGAAAAATTGCTGGCCCGGTTACGGGGTGAGGTGGTCGATCCGGTAAAAGTGGATCTTGGCTTCACGTTACTGGCCGGCGAGAGTATCTGA
- the gntT gene encoding gluconate transporter gives MPLFIVAIGVALLLLLMIRFKLNGFIALIVVALLVGVLEGMPVSKVLDSIKNGVGGTLGSLALIIGFGAMLGKLLADCGGAQRIATTLIEKFGKQNVQWAVVLTGFTVGFALFYEIGFVLMIPLVFSIAATARIPLLYVGVPMAAALSVTHGFLPPHPGPTAIATIFHADMGKTLLFGAILAVPTVILAGPVYSRFLKDIDKPVPEGLYNPKIFTEAEMPSFGVSVWTSLIPVVLMALRAVAEMSLPAGHPIRTYADFLGDPIMATLISVLIAIFTFGINRGRTVDQVMGSISDAVKIIAMILLIIGGGGAFKQVLVDSGVGTYIARLMTGSAISPLLLAWSIAAILRIALGSATVAAITAGGIAAPLIASTGASPELMVIAVGSGSVIFSHVNDPGFWLFKEYFNLTILETIRSWSVLETIISVCGLVGCLLLNMAIA, from the coding sequence ATGCCGCTCTTTATCGTTGCTATCGGTGTGGCATTACTGCTGCTCCTGATGATTCGTTTTAAACTGAATGGATTTATAGCCTTGATCGTGGTGGCGCTGTTGGTCGGCGTGCTTGAAGGAATGCCAGTGAGCAAGGTGCTTGATTCCATAAAAAATGGTGTCGGCGGGACATTAGGCAGCCTGGCGCTGATTATCGGCTTCGGCGCCATGTTGGGTAAGCTGTTGGCAGATTGCGGCGGCGCGCAGCGTATCGCCACCACCCTGATTGAAAAATTCGGTAAGCAAAACGTTCAATGGGCTGTGGTATTAACCGGCTTTACCGTCGGTTTCGCGCTGTTTTACGAAATCGGTTTCGTCTTGATGATCCCCCTGGTGTTCAGTATCGCCGCGACGGCGCGGATTCCGCTGCTGTACGTGGGGGTGCCCATGGCGGCCGCGCTGTCCGTCACCCATGGTTTCCTGCCGCCCCATCCCGGGCCGACGGCGATAGCCACCATATTTCATGCTGATATGGGCAAGACTCTGCTGTTTGGCGCGATTTTGGCCGTGCCCACCGTTATCCTTGCCGGCCCGGTTTACAGCCGCTTTCTCAAAGATATCGATAAACCGGTGCCGGAAGGACTGTATAACCCGAAAATCTTCACCGAAGCGGAAATGCCGAGCTTCGGCGTCAGCGTCTGGACCTCGCTGATACCGGTGGTGCTGATGGCCTTGCGCGCGGTGGCGGAAATGTCCCTGCCCGCCGGTCATCCGATTCGGACCTATGCCGATTTCCTTGGCGACCCGATTATGGCGACGCTGATTTCAGTGCTGATTGCCATCTTTACCTTTGGCATCAACCGCGGCCGTACAGTGGATCAGGTTATGGGAAGCATCAGCGACGCGGTAAAGATCATTGCCATGATCCTGTTGATTATCGGCGGTGGCGGCGCGTTTAAACAGGTGCTGGTGGACAGCGGCGTGGGTACCTATATCGCCCGGCTGATGACGGGCAGTGCGATTTCGCCTTTACTGCTGGCCTGGTCCATTGCCGCGATTTTGCGTATTGCCCTGGGATCCGCCACCGTGGCGGCCATCACCGCCGGCGGTATCGCCGCGCCGCTCATTGCGTCCACCGGCGCCAGCCCTGAGCTGATGGTGATAGCCGTGGGCTCCGGCAGCGTTATCTTCTCCCATGTGAACGATCCGGGATTCTGGCTGTTCAAAGAATATTTCAATCTGACCATCCTGGAAACCATCCGGTCCTGGTCGGTATTGGAAACCATCATTTCGGTCTGCGGCCTGGTAGGCTGCCTGCTGTTGAATATGGCGATCGCCTAA
- a CDS encoding LysR family transcriptional regulator translates to MNEIRAITTFIRAAALGNLRKAAIDQGISPQAASQAVMQLENSLGIRLFHRTTRKLSLTQEGQRFLDSVKPGIELVTGAYAAARRSTEVIEGPLKVSAPRALGLSLFHTYFMAFCDAYPEVQLDVQLEDRFTDLVGDRADVGFRGGALPSEGAIARHLLPIQMIVCAAPSYIERHGAPASIEELALHSCTGYRTANTGKIAPWEFRVNDELVYQDVTPRFCTNDIEGEAQAVLDGLGIGQLGSFTAAEPIRSGRLIPLLVQHVTDHEGIYMYYGQRTELPLRVRTFIDFMVKHLAGNRRFFLEPAELRALALPPSAL, encoded by the coding sequence ATGAATGAAATTCGCGCGATAACCACTTTTATCCGGGCCGCGGCGCTGGGTAATTTACGCAAGGCCGCCATTGACCAGGGGATTTCACCCCAGGCGGCCAGTCAGGCGGTGATGCAACTGGAAAATAGCCTTGGTATCCGCTTGTTCCATCGCACCACCCGCAAATTAAGCCTGACGCAAGAAGGGCAACGTTTTCTGGACAGCGTGAAACCCGGCATAGAACTGGTCACCGGCGCCTACGCCGCCGCGCGGCGTTCCACCGAGGTCATTGAAGGACCGTTAAAGGTCAGCGCCCCGAGAGCGTTGGGTCTATCGTTGTTTCATACCTATTTCATGGCCTTTTGTGATGCCTATCCGGAAGTACAGCTGGATGTCCAGCTTGAAGACCGTTTCACCGATCTGGTGGGGGATCGGGCGGACGTGGGTTTCCGGGGCGGCGCACTGCCGTCGGAGGGGGCCATTGCGCGTCATCTGCTGCCGATTCAGATGATCGTTTGCGCCGCGCCGTCTTATATTGAACGGCACGGGGCGCCGGCCTCAATAGAAGAGCTTGCCCTGCATTCCTGTACCGGCTACCGCACGGCGAATACCGGAAAAATCGCCCCCTGGGAGTTTCGCGTCAACGACGAACTGGTATATCAGGACGTAACGCCCCGTTTTTGCACCAATGATATCGAAGGGGAGGCCCAGGCGGTGCTCGACGGGCTGGGCATCGGCCAGTTGGGCAGCTTCACCGCCGCCGAGCCTATCCGCAGCGGCAGGCTGATACCGCTATTGGTTCAGCATGTCACCGATCATGAAGGCATCTATATGTATTACGGCCAGCGGACGGAATTGCCCCTGAGGGTAAGGACCTTTATTGATTTTATGGTGAAGCATCTGGCGGGCAATCGCCGATTTTTTCTGGAGCCGGCTGAGTTAAGGGCGCTGGCTTTGCCCCCATCGGCCCTTTAA
- a CDS encoding oxidoreductase, whose translation MKSYSAFKRVWFITGAARGFGALVAEAALAEGDAVIATARNPDALVKRLGISPGLLPLKMDVTDSEQIHAAVKAAVATFGRIDVLVNNAGFGLLGAVEESALSDVRRMYDTNVFGLLSMTQAVLPQMRQQRAGHIINFSSIGGYRSAAGFGVYCSTKFAVEGLSEALHDELKPLGIHVTVVEPGYFRTDFLDASSLSKSAHIIDDYDETAGAVRRVAATLNHKQPGDPARLAAAMIQLVNAEMPPLRLPMGTDTLAAIAKKNALVEQEMNAWAALSASTDFPE comes from the coding sequence ATGAAAAGCTATTCTGCATTCAAACGCGTGTGGTTTATTACCGGCGCGGCGCGCGGGTTCGGCGCCCTGGTTGCCGAGGCCGCGCTGGCGGAAGGCGACGCGGTTATCGCCACAGCCCGGAATCCCGACGCCCTTGTCAAGCGTTTAGGCATCTCTCCCGGGCTATTGCCGCTGAAAATGGATGTGACCGATTCGGAACAAATCCATGCCGCGGTGAAAGCGGCGGTCGCCACCTTTGGGCGGATTGACGTGCTGGTGAATAACGCCGGATTCGGTCTGCTGGGGGCGGTTGAAGAATCGGCTCTGTCAGATGTGCGGCGGATGTATGACACCAATGTGTTCGGCCTGCTGAGCATGACCCAGGCGGTTTTGCCGCAGATGCGCCAGCAGCGCGCCGGGCATATTATCAATTTTTCTTCTATTGGCGGTTACCGTTCCGCCGCCGGTTTCGGCGTTTACTGCTCCACCAAATTCGCCGTCGAAGGATTATCCGAGGCGCTGCATGACGAACTCAAGCCTTTGGGCATTCATGTCACGGTGGTGGAACCGGGTTATTTCCGTACTGATTTTCTCGATGCTTCTTCTCTGAGCAAATCCGCCCATATCATCGACGATTATGACGAGACCGCAGGCGCGGTACGCCGGGTCGCCGCCACGCTGAATCATAAGCAGCCTGGCGATCCCGCCCGTCTGGCAGCCGCGATGATCCAACTGGTTAACGCCGAGATGCCGCCCCTGAGATTGCCCATGGGGACGGATACTCTCGCGGCGATAGCCAAGAAAAATGCCTTGGTTGAACAGGAGATGAACGCCTGGGCTGCGCTGTCAGCCTCGACGGACTTTCCTGAATAA
- a CDS encoding nuclear transport factor 2 family protein, translating into MLIFKRRLGKVKNSFVGFCVVLAWVLLVPTTWAEENGVEAQNKAMVVAGFDAWKNGTGSPYEQLADNATWTIEGHSLASRTYNGREDFMANVIRPFNARMSGRLIPTIRNIYTDGDTVIVHFDAAGMAKDNKPYRNTYAWFLTYKGNKIVNATAFYDSIAFNDFWQRVQPAS; encoded by the coding sequence ATGTTGATTTTTAAACGCCGTCTCGGCAAAGTAAAAAACAGCTTCGTCGGTTTTTGTGTCGTTTTGGCTTGGGTGTTGCTGGTCCCGACGACATGGGCGGAAGAGAATGGCGTTGAAGCGCAAAACAAGGCGATGGTCGTCGCCGGGTTCGACGCCTGGAAAAACGGTACCGGCAGTCCTTATGAGCAACTTGCCGATAATGCGACCTGGACTATCGAAGGCCATTCGCTGGCTTCCCGGACCTATAATGGCCGCGAGGATTTTATGGCAAACGTCATTCGCCCCTTCAATGCCCGGATGTCGGGACGCCTGATTCCGACTATCCGCAATATTTATACCGACGGCGACACGGTGATCGTGCATTTTGATGCCGCCGGCATGGCAAAGGACAATAAACCCTATCGTAATACGTATGCCTGGTTCTTAACCTATAAGGGCAACAAAATTGTTAACGCCACCGCCTTTTACGACAGCATCGCGTTTAATGATTTTTGGCAGCGCGTACAGCCCGCATCCTAA
- a CDS encoding oxidoreductase, whose protein sequence is MQSQQKAVWFITGCSTGFGRELAELTLSLGYPTVVTARNPDQVQDLIAGHEGHALVLKLDVTQQDQIDEAVSAALKHFGRIDVLVNNAGIGYFGSFEESRMEDVHRMFDINVWGLTAMSRAVLPTLRKQRSGTIVNISSIGGITTFPALSFYHATKFAVEALSESLSQEVAPLGINILLVEPGPFRTDWAGRSAAEAPQSIADYAETAHKRTQVSRGYSGKQMGDPVRAVKAIVKAVEADNPPLRLLLGNAALENAYKKIQLLQRDFDGWAEMTKGADFPAGE, encoded by the coding sequence ATGCAATCACAACAAAAAGCGGTTTGGTTTATTACCGGCTGTTCCACCGGCTTTGGCCGTGAGCTGGCCGAGCTGACCCTGTCGCTGGGCTATCCCACCGTGGTGACGGCGCGTAATCCCGATCAGGTACAGGATTTAATCGCCGGCCATGAAGGCCATGCCCTGGTGCTGAAGCTGGACGTGACGCAGCAGGATCAGATTGACGAAGCCGTCAGCGCCGCGCTGAAGCATTTTGGCCGGATCGACGTTTTGGTGAATAACGCCGGTATCGGTTATTTCGGTTCATTTGAAGAGAGCCGGATGGAGGATGTGCACCGGATGTTCGATATCAATGTCTGGGGCCTGACCGCCATGAGCCGGGCGGTATTGCCGACGTTGCGCAAGCAGCGGAGCGGTACGATAGTGAATATCTCTTCTATCGGCGGCATTACCACCTTCCCGGCGCTGAGTTTTTACCATGCCACCAAATTTGCGGTGGAAGCGCTTTCCGAGTCGCTGTCGCAGGAAGTGGCGCCGTTGGGTATCAACATTTTACTTGTCGAGCCCGGGCCTTTCCGGACCGATTGGGCCGGCCGGTCGGCCGCCGAAGCGCCGCAATCCATTGCCGATTATGCCGAGACCGCCCATAAGCGGACGCAGGTCAGCCGGGGCTATAGCGGAAAACAGATGGGGGACCCGGTGCGCGCCGTGAAAGCCATCGTCAAGGCGGTGGAGGCGGATAACCCGCCGCTGCGATTGCTGTTGGGTAATGCCGCTTTGGAGAATGCCTATAAAAAGATCCAGCTGCTGCAGCGGGATTTTGACGGTTGGGCCGAGATGACTAAAGGGGCGGATTTCCCGGCAGGGGAATAA
- a CDS encoding YhgN family NAAT transporter: MTEMISATVLLFLIMDPLGNLPIFMSVLKHLEPKRRRIIVIREMLIALLLMLLFLFAGESILSFLNLRTETVSISGGIIMFLIALKMIFPTPESGGSGLPAGEEPFLVPLAIPLVAGPSILATLMLLSHQYPQRIPHLVVALLIAWGLSVIILMQSTLFLRLLGDKGVNALERLMGLLLVMLSTQMFLDGARAYLRS, from the coding sequence ATGACTGAAATGATTTCGGCTACCGTTTTGCTGTTTTTGATCATGGACCCCTTAGGAAACCTGCCGATTTTCATGTCGGTATTAAAACATCTGGAACCGAAAAGGCGGCGGATAATTGTCATTCGTGAAATGCTGATTGCGCTGCTGCTTATGCTGCTGTTTTTGTTCGCCGGCGAGAGTATTTTGTCATTTCTCAATCTGCGAACGGAAACCGTATCGATTTCCGGCGGCATAATCATGTTCCTGATCGCGCTGAAAATGATTTTTCCCACGCCGGAAAGCGGCGGCAGCGGGTTGCCGGCCGGGGAAGAGCCCTTTCTGGTGCCGCTGGCCATCCCGCTGGTGGCCGGCCCGTCCATACTGGCGACCCTGATGCTGTTGTCCCACCAGTATCCGCAGCGGATCCCGCACTTGGTGGTGGCGTTGCTCATTGCCTGGGGCCTGTCGGTCATTATATTGATGCAATCCACGCTGTTTTTGCGGTTGCTGGGGGATAAAGGCGTCAATGCGCTGGAAAGGCTGATGGGCCTGCTGCTGGTAATGCTCTCCACCCAAATGTTCCTGGACGGCGCCCGGGCCTATTTGCGCAGTTGA